A single region of the Triticum dicoccoides isolate Atlit2015 ecotype Zavitan chromosome 2B, WEW_v2.0, whole genome shotgun sequence genome encodes:
- the LOC119365610 gene encoding FCS-Like Zinc finger 2-like encodes MAASVACAFFFDAEPVGEPGMPALDACALCAKPLARDNDVFMYRGDTPYCSEECRHEQMHLDAVCARQASRRQQRFTAEAECHRGQRQSRKVSIAS; translated from the coding sequence ATGGCGGCATCGGTGGCCTGCGCCTTCTTCTTCGACGCCGAGCCGGTGGGCGAGCCCGGCATGCCGGCGCTGGACGCGTGCGCGCTCTGCGCCAAGCCGCTGGCGCGCGACAACGACGTCTTCATGTACAGAGGAGACACGCCCTACTGCAGCGAGGAGTGCCGCCACGAGCAGATGCACCTCGACGCCGTCTGCGCCAGGCAGGCATCCCGGCGGCAGCAGCGGTTCACggcggaggcggagtgccaccgtgGGCAGCGGCAGTCCAGGAAGGTGTCCATCGCGAGCTAG